TTTGGGCACCTTGGTGTGGACCATGTAAGATGGTAGTACCAGAACTCGAAAAACTTGCCAAAGATTGGAAAGGGAAAGTATCCATCATCAAAGTGAATACAGATGAAAAACAAGAAATTGCAAACAGATATGGAATTTCTGGAATCCCGACATTTATACTATTTAAGAATGGGAAAGAAGTTCATCGTATTTCTGGTGCTATGCGAAGCGAAGAGTTTAAAAAAGTATTCGGTGGTTTCATTTAGCGAAACTTTTTTACTTGAATCAAACAAAAGAGAATCAGATACTTTGTTTCTGCTGAGGTAATCCTTCTTGAAGAAAGTAATCTTTACTCTTTTGTCATTCGTAATGCT
The sequence above is a segment of the Leptospira levettii genome. Coding sequences within it:
- the trxA gene encoding thioredoxin; translation: MSETYPKSFETLLQTHEKPILVDFWAPWCGPCKMVVPELEKLAKDWKGKVSIIKVNTDEKQEIANRYGISGIPTFILFKNGKEVHRISGAMRSEEFKKVFGGFI